One part of the Microlunatus elymi genome encodes these proteins:
- a CDS encoding DUF2804 domain-containing protein, whose product MALRELTEPASLTLPNGRLNRDAVGWARRPLLNTDGIGRDGRRFFGRNKRWEYWCITTPTHIMALTVSSVDYAAVHEMWVFERDSGRSRDTAVTLIPARGVRLPGTMARGPARGRARSLQILIDETPTGTRLRAESAGASFDVVAELPDDHERLAVVVPWSDTRFQYTVKDVARPARGSVTVDGRTSDVPAGESWAVLDHGRGRWPYDIRWNWGAGSGRTDSHVIGIQLGGQWTDGTGSTENAILIDDRLHYIDEPVDWDFDRTAWRRPWRITGGGLDATFEPFHDKVSRTNLLVLSSSTDQYFGHWSGTFAAADREPVSFSGILGWVEDVHNRW is encoded by the coding sequence ATGGCGTTGCGAGAACTGACCGAGCCGGCGTCATTGACGTTGCCGAACGGTCGCTTGAACCGTGATGCCGTCGGCTGGGCCCGGCGGCCGCTGCTGAACACCGACGGCATCGGCCGCGACGGCCGCCGGTTCTTCGGCCGGAACAAGCGCTGGGAGTACTGGTGCATCACCACACCGACCCACATCATGGCCCTGACCGTGTCCAGCGTCGATTACGCCGCCGTACACGAGATGTGGGTGTTCGAGCGGGACTCCGGACGTAGTCGGGACACGGCGGTGACGCTGATCCCGGCCCGCGGCGTACGGCTGCCCGGGACCATGGCCCGTGGGCCGGCACGGGGTCGGGCACGGTCGCTGCAGATCCTGATCGACGAGACGCCGACCGGGACCCGACTTCGGGCCGAGTCGGCAGGAGCATCCTTCGACGTGGTGGCCGAGCTGCCCGATGATCATGAACGGCTGGCCGTGGTGGTGCCGTGGAGCGACACCCGCTTTCAGTACACGGTCAAGGATGTCGCCCGGCCGGCGCGCGGATCGGTGACCGTCGACGGTCGCACCAGCGACGTGCCCGCGGGCGAGTCCTGGGCGGTACTCGATCATGGTCGAGGGCGTTGGCCGTACGACATCCGCTGGAACTGGGGCGCCGGTTCGGGTCGTACCGATTCTCACGTGATCGGCATCCAACTCGGCGGCCAGTGGACCGACGGCACCGGCTCGACCGAGAACGCGATCTTGATCGACGACCGGCTGCACTACATCGACGAGCCGGTGGACTGGGACTTCGACCGGACCGCCTGGCGCCGGCCCTGGCGGATCACCGGCGGCGGCCTGGACGCGACCTTCGAACCCTTCCACGACAAGGTTTCCCGCACCAACCTGCTGGTCCTGTCCTCGTCCACCGATCAGTACTTCGGTCACTGGTCCGGCACCTTCGCCGCCGCAGATCGCGAACCGGTCTCGTTCTCCGGCATCCTCGGCTGGGTCGAGGACGTCCACAACCGCTGGTGA
- a CDS encoding acetamidase/formamidase family protein yields MTQLLTKDRSRAGFSAEIEPVLSIRPGTGEVIGFETDDDAYAQMEELRDLSRITATLNPVTGPVYVEDARPGDVLAVTIHDIELSEYGWSVYIPGAGALAAPMGEEWYVRRVPVSDGVVQLTDRLSCPTAPMIGCIGVAPASGEMSTVMPSYPTGGNMDLTDARPGSTVYLPVEVPGALLSIGDLHAVMSRGESSFVAIEIAGRAMISVDVITGRRLRAPRVETPDELVCVGLGDPVQVSIDHAYEDLFAALVDEYGFTREDAYTVMSAVAHTELGGPTGSLAPDPLHPFRATGQVTLARIAKSYLGSSRLA; encoded by the coding sequence ATGACTCAGCTTCTGACCAAGGATCGGTCGAGGGCCGGCTTCTCGGCGGAGATCGAGCCGGTGTTGAGCATCCGGCCGGGTACCGGTGAGGTGATCGGCTTCGAGACCGACGACGACGCGTACGCTCAGATGGAGGAACTGCGAGACCTGAGCAGGATCACCGCGACGCTCAACCCGGTCACCGGCCCGGTGTACGTCGAGGACGCACGGCCCGGGGATGTGCTGGCGGTGACCATCCACGACATCGAGCTGAGCGAGTACGGCTGGTCGGTCTACATCCCCGGCGCCGGTGCGCTGGCCGCGCCGATGGGCGAGGAGTGGTACGTCCGTCGAGTGCCGGTCTCCGACGGCGTCGTGCAGCTGACCGATCGGCTCAGCTGTCCGACCGCGCCGATGATCGGCTGCATCGGAGTCGCTCCGGCGTCGGGCGAGATGTCAACGGTGATGCCCAGCTATCCGACCGGCGGCAACATGGACCTGACCGATGCGCGACCCGGCTCAACGGTCTACCTGCCGGTTGAGGTGCCAGGTGCATTGCTGTCGATCGGCGACCTGCATGCGGTGATGAGTCGCGGCGAATCTTCCTTCGTGGCGATTGAGATCGCCGGCCGGGCCATGATCAGCGTCGACGTGATCACCGGTCGCCGGCTACGTGCGCCTCGCGTTGAGACCCCCGACGAGCTGGTGTGCGTCGGTCTGGGCGACCCGGTGCAGGTGTCGATCGATCACGCCTACGAAGATCTCTTTGCGGCGCTGGTCGACGAGTACGGGTTCACCCGCGAGGACGCGTACACGGTGATGAGCGCGGTTGCGCACACCGAACTCGGCGGTCCGACCGGCTCCCTGGCGCCCGATCCGCTGCATCCGTTCCGGGCCACGGGCCAGGTCACCCTGGCTCGGATCGCCAAGTCCTACTTGGGTTCCAGTCGGCTCGCGTGA
- a CDS encoding APC family permease → MFAAESMSGIFPAVPKWAWIIVFLLINTAINYIGISFTAVVNRLFLAAEVIFIIIFVIMAITAIAKGIDGATFTTTPLFNKEYFSAPLVATALSIAVLSFLGFDGIATLAEESKSGHKSAGVAMIGGLVVVAIFFISQTWLAGMLVPNTTSFPEDQAGNAFFDIVGRVSSHAWQVAFLAMNALAVGIANAVAAQSATSRLLFSMSRDGQLPRFLSHINAKNRVPERAILLVAGITLVLGLFFVGQIGLISSLVNFGALTSFLLLHLSVMIFFGVRRRSSNILLHWVVPIIGFCIIGFVLWNAEPAAKIGGIAWLIIGIGVLIYYTRRGIGILPEHRADSIEASSKE, encoded by the coding sequence GTGTTCGCGGCCGAGTCGATGTCGGGCATCTTCCCGGCGGTGCCGAAGTGGGCGTGGATCATCGTCTTCCTGTTGATCAACACGGCGATCAACTACATCGGCATTTCCTTCACCGCCGTGGTCAACCGGCTGTTCCTGGCCGCCGAGGTGATCTTCATCATCATCTTCGTGATCATGGCCATCACGGCGATCGCCAAGGGCATCGACGGCGCCACCTTCACCACCACGCCGTTGTTCAACAAGGAATACTTCAGCGCCCCGCTGGTGGCCACCGCGCTCTCCATCGCCGTACTGTCGTTCCTCGGCTTCGACGGCATCGCAACGCTGGCGGAGGAGAGCAAGAGCGGGCACAAGTCTGCCGGGGTGGCGATGATCGGCGGTCTGGTCGTGGTGGCGATCTTCTTCATCTCCCAGACCTGGCTGGCCGGGATGCTCGTGCCGAACACAACCTCCTTCCCGGAAGACCAAGCAGGCAACGCGTTCTTCGACATCGTCGGGCGGGTCTCCAGCCACGCCTGGCAGGTGGCGTTTCTGGCGATGAACGCGCTTGCGGTGGGTATCGCCAACGCTGTTGCTGCGCAGAGCGCCACCTCCCGGCTGCTGTTCTCGATGAGCCGAGACGGCCAGTTACCGCGCTTTCTGTCGCACATCAACGCCAAGAACCGAGTGCCGGAACGGGCGATCCTGCTGGTCGCCGGCATTACTTTGGTGCTCGGGCTCTTCTTCGTGGGCCAGATCGGTTTGATCAGCAGCCTGGTCAATTTCGGCGCGTTGACCTCGTTCCTGCTGCTGCATCTGTCGGTGATGATCTTCTTCGGAGTACGCCGCCGTTCGTCCAACATCCTGCTGCACTGGGTGGTGCCGATCATCGGCTTCTGCATCATCGGGTTCGTGCTCTGGAACGCCGAACCCGCGGCGAAGATCGGCGGCATCGCCTGGTTGATCATCGGCATCGGCGTGCTGATCTACTACACCCGGCGAGGGATCGGCATCCTGCCCGAGCACCGCGCCGACTCGATCGAAGCATCCAGCAAGGAGTGA
- a CDS encoding alpha/beta fold hydrolase, translated as MVQTRDPRFPDPSRTGTVPFRGHRTWYRVTGDLDHRSERAPLVVLHGGPGAAHNYTLMMANLANQGRAVIHYDQLGCGESTHLPEAPADFWTVQLFVDELRAVVDHLGVGDRFHLLGQSWGGMLAPEVVLSDPTGWTTCWSRPCCTCSRPSRCRASSRRCRSGRGSSSSC; from the coding sequence ATGGTCCAGACCCGAGATCCACGTTTCCCCGATCCGAGCAGGACAGGGACGGTGCCGTTCCGCGGCCATCGGACCTGGTATCGCGTCACCGGCGACCTTGATCATCGATCGGAGCGGGCTCCGCTGGTTGTGCTGCACGGCGGCCCGGGCGCGGCACACAACTACACCCTGATGATGGCCAACCTGGCGAACCAGGGCAGGGCAGTGATCCATTACGACCAACTCGGCTGTGGCGAGAGCACCCACTTGCCCGAGGCGCCGGCCGACTTCTGGACAGTGCAACTCTTCGTCGACGAACTGCGAGCCGTCGTCGACCATCTCGGCGTCGGGGATCGTTTCCACCTGCTCGGACAGTCCTGGGGCGGCATGCTCGCGCCCGAGGTGGTGCTGTCCGATCCGACCGGCTGGACTACCTGCTGGTCCCGACCCTGCTGTACGTGTTCGCGGCCGAGTCGATGTCGGGCATCTTCCCGGCGGTGCCGAAGTGGGCGTGGATCATCGTCTTCCTGTTGA
- a CDS encoding methionine ABC transporter permease, giving the protein MDWTTLLPQLGTAFRQTVIMVVITLFAGGIGGLIIGTALYATRPGNLAQNKIIFTILNVVVNIVRPIPFIIFITAIGPLTLAAIGTTIGVRAAVFPMSLMAAVAIGRIVEQNLVAVDPGVVEAARSMGASRLRILFSVVIPEALAPLILGYTFMFIGIVDMSAMAGYIGGGGLGDFAITYGYQQFNWAVTWVTVLIMIVIVQGAQLLGNVLAKKVLHR; this is encoded by the coding sequence ATGGACTGGACAACGCTGCTGCCGCAGTTGGGGACTGCCTTCCGGCAGACCGTGATCATGGTGGTGATCACCTTGTTCGCCGGCGGCATCGGCGGCTTGATCATCGGCACCGCGCTATATGCGACCCGGCCGGGAAACCTGGCCCAGAACAAGATCATCTTCACCATTCTCAATGTGGTGGTGAACATCGTCCGGCCGATCCCGTTCATCATCTTCATCACCGCGATCGGACCGCTGACGCTGGCTGCGATCGGCACCACCATCGGAGTCCGGGCGGCGGTGTTCCCGATGTCGTTGATGGCCGCGGTGGCGATCGGCCGGATCGTCGAGCAGAACCTGGTCGCCGTCGATCCCGGCGTGGTCGAGGCGGCCCGATCGATGGGCGCGAGCCGGCTGCGGATCCTCTTCTCGGTGGTGATTCCGGAGGCGCTGGCGCCGCTGATCCTCGGCTACACCTTCATGTTCATCGGCATCGTCGACATGTCCGCAATGGCCGGCTACATCGGCGGCGGCGGTCTCGGCGACTTCGCCATCACGTACGGCTATCAGCAGTTCAACTGGGCCGTCACCTGGGTGACCGTGCTAATCATGATCGTGATCGTCCAGGGTGCCCAGTTGCTCGGTAACGTGTTGGCCAAGAAGGTGCTGCACCGATAG
- a CDS encoding methionine ABC transporter ATP-binding protein has translation MPALVRLAGVSKQFDRPTAVRAVDNVDLEINSGEITGVIGYSGAGKSTLVRLINALERPTSGSVLLDDVDLGKLSERELNRVRAEVGMIFQQFNLFASRTVAGNVGYPLKLAGLGRAEREARVAELLDFVGLSARAGAYPSQLSGGQKQRVGIARALATRPKLLLADEATSALDPETTADVLDLLRRINRDLGTTIVVITHEMDVVRSICDRVVVMEQGRIVEQGDVFDVFARPRATATRRFVQSVLHDLPDPAVIERLRGDHGGTIVTVGVIDQRAAIFDRLRDPRVHSAVIYGGISEIAERPLGSLTFELTGEADAIRETVSSLAEITTVTEWPVGSR, from the coding sequence ATGCCGGCGCTGGTGCGGCTCGCCGGAGTGAGTAAACAGTTCGACCGTCCGACGGCGGTGCGAGCCGTGGACAACGTCGATCTGGAGATCAACTCCGGCGAGATCACCGGCGTGATCGGCTACTCCGGAGCCGGCAAGTCCACTTTGGTGCGGTTGATCAACGCGCTGGAACGGCCGACCTCGGGGTCGGTGCTGCTGGACGATGTTGATCTTGGAAAGTTGTCGGAGCGGGAACTCAACCGGGTCCGCGCGGAGGTCGGGATGATCTTCCAGCAGTTTAATCTCTTCGCCTCCCGTACGGTGGCCGGCAATGTCGGCTATCCGTTGAAGTTGGCCGGGCTCGGCCGGGCGGAACGCGAGGCCCGGGTGGCTGAGCTGCTGGACTTCGTCGGACTGTCGGCCCGGGCGGGCGCGTACCCCAGTCAGCTGTCCGGCGGTCAGAAGCAACGGGTCGGCATTGCCCGGGCATTGGCCACCCGACCCAAGCTGCTGCTGGCCGACGAGGCGACCAGCGCCCTGGATCCGGAGACCACCGCCGACGTGCTGGACCTGTTGCGGCGGATCAATCGTGATCTTGGTACCACCATTGTGGTGATCACCCACGAGATGGACGTGGTGCGCTCGATCTGCGATCGGGTGGTGGTGATGGAGCAGGGCCGGATCGTCGAGCAGGGCGACGTGTTCGACGTCTTCGCCCGACCACGCGCGACGGCGACTCGGCGGTTCGTGCAGTCGGTGCTGCATGATCTGCCGGATCCCGCGGTGATCGAGCGATTGCGTGGTGATCACGGCGGCACCATCGTCACGGTCGGCGTGATCGATCAGCGCGCGGCGATCTTCGACCGGCTGCGCGACCCGCGGGTGCACAGTGCGGTGATCTACGGCGGGATTTCCGAGATCGCCGAACGTCCGTTGGGATCCCTGACCTTCGAGTTGACCGGGGAGGCGGACGCGATCCGGGAGACGGTCTCGTCGCTGGCCGAGATCACCACGGTCACCGAGTGGCCGGTCGGGAGCCGCTGA
- a CDS encoding MetQ/NlpA family ABC transporter substrate-binding protein: protein MSTSDLVRRLPRVLGVFAASAALLFAAACGSDTGSQAGDANQTVKIGVTDGAEPYWQTYKQKAQQEGIKVELVNFSDYNQPNPALAQKQLDLNEFQHLQYLADYNVQSNQDLVPIGATAVYPLPLYSKKHSAVDQIPAGGKVAIPNDPTNQARALLVLQAAKLITLKDGGNSLSTPADVEASSKVTVVPVNASQTAASLASVDAAIVNNNYATAAKLTKDQIIYTDDANAPEFKPYINAFVARAADKNNPTYLKLAKLYHDPEVVAAVKKDLGTDGTFKTNSESDLQTTLTTIEDQIKANR, encoded by the coding sequence ATGTCCACAAGCGATCTCGTACGCCGGTTGCCGCGAGTTCTCGGCGTTTTCGCAGCCTCCGCGGCCTTGTTGTTCGCCGCCGCCTGCGGCTCCGACACCGGCTCCCAGGCGGGCGACGCCAACCAGACGGTCAAGATCGGCGTCACCGACGGCGCGGAGCCGTACTGGCAGACGTACAAGCAGAAGGCCCAGCAGGAAGGCATCAAGGTCGAGCTGGTGAACTTCTCCGACTACAACCAACCCAACCCTGCGCTGGCGCAGAAGCAGCTGGACCTGAACGAATTCCAGCATCTGCAGTACCTCGCCGACTACAACGTGCAGTCCAATCAGGACCTGGTGCCGATCGGTGCGACGGCGGTCTACCCGCTGCCGCTCTACTCCAAGAAGCACAGCGCAGTCGATCAGATCCCGGCCGGCGGCAAGGTCGCGATTCCGAACGATCCGACCAATCAGGCTCGGGCCCTGCTGGTGTTGCAGGCGGCGAAGTTGATCACGCTGAAGGACGGCGGCAACTCGCTGTCCACGCCGGCCGATGTCGAGGCATCCAGCAAGGTGACGGTGGTGCCGGTCAACGCCAGCCAGACCGCCGCCAGCCTGGCCAGCGTCGATGCGGCCATCGTCAACAACAACTACGCCACCGCGGCGAAGTTGACCAAGGATCAGATCATCTACACCGACGACGCCAACGCGCCGGAGTTCAAGCCCTACATCAACGCCTTCGTGGCCCGGGCCGCGGACAAGAACAATCCGACCTATCTCAAGCTGGCCAAGCTGTATCACGATCCCGAGGTGGTCGCTGCGGTAAAGAAGGACCTCGGCACCGACGGCACCTTCAAGACCAACTCCGAGTCGGATCTGCAGACCACGCTGACCACCATCGAAGATCAGATCAAGGCCAACCGCTGA
- a CDS encoding MTH1187 family thiamine-binding protein → MIIAFSISPSAPDETGSVSAAVAEVVRIVRDSGLPNETNAMFTNLEGEWDEVMAVVKQAVDAVAARSPRVSLVLKADIRPGYTGQLTAKVERVEERLR, encoded by the coding sequence ATGATCATCGCCTTCAGCATCTCCCCCTCGGCACCCGACGAGACCGGCTCGGTTTCTGCCGCCGTCGCCGAGGTCGTCCGCATCGTCCGTGACTCCGGTCTGCCCAACGAGACCAATGCGATGTTCACCAACCTCGAGGGCGAATGGGACGAGGTGATGGCCGTCGTCAAGCAGGCCGTGGACGCGGTCGCCGCACGTTCGCCGCGAGTCAGTCTGGTCCTGAAAGCAGACATCCGGCCGGGCTACACCGGCCAGCTCACTGCCAAGGTGGAACGGGTCGAGGAACGCCTGCGCTGA
- a CDS encoding DUF2510 domain-containing protein yields the protein MADSGWYPDPSGIPGRYRYWDGQQWSPATSADPSAPPPGANPQPRRGRGGALIAALAAVLVLAVIVTLAVRSFGTGRDSVRDDPHPPPPTASGWDDSSPLPTASPTPTRTPSPSPSEHDPGDDASVRPPGQVACADGNPSAHELHPGDGRIHGGRLSIAQPGGSWVRDDGYAAGLSYAWDVSGASDTVETYWWAMLAVGALHATDGFKHPKQAAEALMQCTATSGYYQHRTGVKTLSSKRFTLAGHSGWAIRSEIRVDDPRVHAEGDVVEVIVLDTGDAGRLSFFAGFVPIGDAARIDTLDNTIAGLRVD from the coding sequence GTGGCAGACAGTGGTTGGTATCCCGACCCGAGCGGGATACCCGGCCGCTATCGGTACTGGGACGGGCAGCAGTGGTCCCCGGCGACCAGTGCCGATCCGTCCGCTCCGCCGCCGGGCGCGAATCCACAGCCCCGACGGGGGCGCGGCGGAGCGCTGATCGCGGCTCTTGCCGCGGTACTGGTGCTCGCGGTGATCGTGACGCTGGCGGTCCGATCGTTCGGAACCGGCCGGGACTCGGTCCGCGATGATCCCCATCCGCCGCCGCCAACGGCCAGCGGCTGGGACGACTCGAGCCCGCTGCCGACCGCATCACCGACCCCGACCAGAACGCCCTCGCCCAGCCCGTCCGAGCATGATCCCGGCGACGACGCGTCGGTCCGTCCGCCGGGCCAGGTTGCCTGTGCCGACGGCAATCCGTCGGCTCACGAGCTGCACCCCGGCGACGGCCGGATCCACGGCGGCCGGTTGTCGATCGCCCAACCCGGCGGCAGCTGGGTCCGCGACGACGGGTACGCGGCCGGGCTCAGCTACGCCTGGGACGTCAGCGGCGCCTCCGACACCGTCGAGACCTACTGGTGGGCGATGCTCGCGGTCGGCGCGTTGCACGCCACCGACGGGTTCAAACACCCCAAGCAGGCGGCCGAAGCGCTGATGCAATGCACCGCGACGTCGGGCTACTACCAACATCGCACCGGGGTGAAAACCCTGTCCAGCAAGAGATTCACGCTGGCCGGACACTCCGGCTGGGCGATCCGCTCCGAGATCCGGGTGGACGATCCGCGGGTGCATGCCGAGGGCGACGTGGTAGAGGTGATCGTGCTCGACACCGGGGACGCCGGCCGGTTGTCGTTCTTCGCCGGATTCGTCCCGATCGGTGACGCGGCCAGAATCGACACGCTGGACAACACCATCGCCGGACTGCGGGTCGACTGA
- a CDS encoding DUF2510 domain-containing protein has translation MAMTGWYPDPGGMPGRYRYWDGESWSEATTDDPADPPPGTGGPLPPREDSHHPGRAVGIAALVLVVVVVSVVLIMRRTDDVGSLDLDPASAPSTSGWQSAGTATGSSTAPSAPRTADGSSATAGTCPAGQPADLALHPQDGRIHGGRLSMAPVPGYSDPEPEYMLSWMWDTQGVNQTTEPGWQSIFAVGEVRRTAGFSTTEEAAHSSLGCAIRTDWYLNYTGRKDIRDAAITVDGHPGWIVTAEIHDDTPQIRVAGDQLTFVVVDDGRQDAFSVWCGMVPLGDQQRLALDQKVLSGLKVGG, from the coding sequence ATGGCGATGACCGGGTGGTATCCGGATCCGGGCGGTATGCCCGGGCGCTATCGCTATTGGGACGGCGAATCCTGGTCCGAGGCCACCACCGACGACCCGGCCGATCCGCCACCCGGCACCGGCGGTCCGTTGCCGCCGCGGGAGGACAGCCACCATCCCGGTCGCGCCGTCGGCATCGCGGCTCTGGTGCTGGTCGTGGTCGTGGTCAGCGTGGTGTTGATCATGCGTCGTACCGACGACGTCGGCAGTCTTGATCTCGATCCGGCGTCCGCGCCGTCGACCAGCGGCTGGCAGAGCGCCGGGACGGCTACCGGCTCGAGCACCGCTCCGTCCGCTCCCCGGACCGCCGACGGGTCGTCGGCTACCGCCGGCACCTGCCCGGCCGGCCAGCCGGCCGATCTTGCTCTGCATCCGCAGGACGGCAGGATCCACGGCGGACGGTTGTCGATGGCACCGGTACCGGGCTATTCGGATCCCGAACCGGAGTACATGCTCAGCTGGATGTGGGACACCCAGGGGGTGAACCAGACCACCGAGCCGGGCTGGCAGTCGATCTTCGCCGTCGGCGAGGTACGTCGTACGGCGGGGTTCTCCACCACCGAGGAAGCCGCGCACAGTTCGCTCGGTTGCGCCATCCGTACCGACTGGTATCTGAACTACACCGGCCGCAAGGACATCCGGGACGCGGCGATCACGGTCGACGGGCATCCCGGCTGGATCGTGACCGCCGAGATCCACGACGACACCCCGCAGATCCGGGTTGCCGGTGATCAACTCACCTTCGTGGTGGTCGACGACGGCCGGCAGGATGCATTCTCGGTGTGGTGTGGCATGGTCCCGTTGGGTGATCAACAGCGGCTGGCGCTGGACCAGAAGGTTTTGTCCGGGCTGAAAGTGGGCGGCTGA
- a CDS encoding DUF2510 domain-containing protein, which translates to MAEPGWYPDPSASPGRFRYWDGERWAAESVADPNRRRRIIVIGSVLALAVVIMGALVIIFRPDHNPVGTPPPVIASGPSRSSTAGSPTPGSRTTSTASDAASPTSAGSTPTAKPPVTRCPDGEPTRTVDHPSDGRVHGGALSFQPISGSGFGKPDVLDHFGWWYDEHGQQAKITDDDTGSVWPQWIAVGTVAIQPGFQTPQQAAELSTRCAISAGDYRGYTDSKTISSAKITIDGQDAWKTITEVSVAGRAMKGDQITVIVVNAGPPGSYSIFLGTAPIGDPDRTKIISTAVSGLRVDG; encoded by the coding sequence ATGGCCGAGCCCGGGTGGTACCCCGATCCCTCAGCCTCCCCCGGCCGGTTCCGCTATTGGGACGGTGAGCGGTGGGCGGCCGAGTCGGTCGCCGACCCGAATCGCCGGCGGCGGATCATCGTGATCGGCAGCGTGCTCGCGCTGGCCGTGGTGATCATGGGCGCGTTGGTGATCATCTTCCGTCCCGACCACAATCCCGTCGGTACGCCGCCGCCGGTGATCGCCAGCGGTCCGTCCAGGTCCTCGACGGCCGGCTCACCGACACCCGGTTCCCGTACCACGTCGACAGCTTCCGACGCCGCGTCGCCGACCTCGGCCGGCTCGACCCCGACGGCGAAACCGCCGGTCACCCGGTGCCCGGACGGCGAACCGACCAGGACCGTCGACCACCCCTCGGACGGCCGAGTGCACGGCGGAGCGCTCTCCTTCCAGCCGATCTCCGGGTCCGGCTTCGGCAAGCCGGACGTTCTTGATCATTTCGGCTGGTGGTACGACGAACACGGCCAGCAGGCGAAGATCACCGACGACGACACCGGATCGGTCTGGCCGCAATGGATCGCCGTCGGCACGGTCGCCATCCAGCCGGGATTCCAAACCCCACAACAAGCAGCCGAGCTCTCGACCCGGTGCGCGATCAGCGCCGGCGACTACCGCGGCTACACCGACAGCAAGACGATCAGCAGTGCCAAGATCACCATCGACGGCCAGGACGCGTGGAAGACGATCACCGAGGTCAGCGTTGCAGGGCGGGCGATGAAGGGCGACCAGATCACCGTGATCGTCGTCAACGCCGGACCGCCCGGCTCCTATTCGATCTTCCTCGGCACCGCCCCGATCGGCGACCCCGACCGGACCAAGATCATCTCCACCGCGGTCTCCGGACTCCGCGTCGACGGCTGA
- a CDS encoding dihydrofolate reductase family protein, with amino-acid sequence MIFAALAVSVDGFITGRDPGPGRGLGDGGTLFDWYSDPHNSAYFTALADRVGAVVTGRTTYDDCEGFGGGSPHPTAPMVVVSHRPQPAEYVDSDRQSFAGNVESALERARELAGGKDVGIQGGVTLASAIDAGLVDEVILHQVPVLLGSGRPFFAPLTQHVKLSPLEVVPGAGVTHLRYAIKK; translated from the coding sequence ATGATCTTCGCCGCATTGGCCGTGTCCGTCGACGGCTTCATCACCGGCCGCGACCCCGGGCCGGGTCGCGGCCTGGGCGACGGCGGCACGCTGTTCGACTGGTACAGCGACCCACACAACTCCGCCTACTTCACGGCGCTCGCCGACCGGGTCGGTGCGGTGGTCACCGGCCGTACGACCTACGACGACTGTGAGGGCTTCGGGGGCGGGAGTCCTCATCCCACGGCTCCGATGGTGGTCGTCAGTCATCGCCCCCAGCCTGCCGAGTACGTCGACTCGGACCGGCAGAGCTTCGCCGGCAACGTCGAGTCCGCACTCGAGCGGGCTCGTGAACTCGCCGGCGGCAAGGACGTCGGGATCCAGGGCGGCGTCACGCTCGCGTCGGCGATCGACGCGGGCCTCGTCGACGAGGTGATCCTGCATCAAGTGCCGGTGCTGCTCGGCTCGGGCCGACCGTTCTTCGCGCCGTTGACCCAGCACGTCAAGCTTTCGCCCCTCGAGGTCGTGCCCGGAGCCGGCGTCACCCACCTGCGCTACGCGATCAAGAAATAG
- a CDS encoding winged helix-turn-helix transcriptional regulator, which yields MQRTQFGTAACSIARTLDVIGEPWSPLILRDVWVGMHRFDQLQADLGISRKVLTQRLNHLVEQGILERRAYDARPRFDYHLTTKGADLVEMLMVMVRWGDRWLAGPDGPPVLYRHHACGEIAHVDPRCSHCGEPMHPNDVDLIPGPGAH from the coding sequence ATGCAAAGGACCCAGTTCGGTACGGCGGCGTGCTCCATCGCGCGCACCTTGGACGTCATCGGTGAGCCGTGGTCGCCGCTGATCCTGCGGGACGTCTGGGTCGGGATGCACCGCTTCGACCAACTCCAGGCCGACCTCGGCATCTCGCGCAAGGTGCTCACCCAACGGCTCAACCATCTGGTCGAGCAAGGGATCCTCGAGCGCCGCGCGTACGACGCGCGCCCCCGGTTCGACTACCACCTCACCACGAAGGGGGCCGACCTGGTCGAGATGCTCATGGTGATGGTGCGCTGGGGCGACCGGTGGCTCGCCGGACCCGACGGTCCGCCTGTCCTCTACCGCCACCACGCCTGCGGCGAGATCGCACACGTCGACCCGCGCTGCAGCCACTGCGGCGAGCCGATGCATCCGAACGACGTCGACCTGATCCCCGGCCCGGGCGCACACTGA